A DNA window from Actinomadura coerulea contains the following coding sequences:
- a CDS encoding FAD-dependent monooxygenase — MRESEPVVVVGAGPVGLVAALLLARHGVPSVVLEAAARRDPSGSRAICFQRDVLDVLDRVGCAEAMIARGVTWTTGRTYHRGDELFAVSFADAGHGAVPPWINISQAEVEARLRDLAAAEPLVEVRYGHRVTGLRQDGDGVEARCEGAGGAVRGTHLVGADGGHSAVRELLGIGFPGRTFTDRFLICDIRADLPFPSERRFFFDPEWNPGRQVLVHQCPDRTWRIDWQVPADHDLDAERGSGALDARIRRITGDVPYEIVWATVYRFHERVAAAFASGRAFLAGDAAHLYAPFGARGLNSGVQDAENLAWKLAFVRHGWAPPALLRSYDAERRAAAGENLRVTTRTMEFLVPRTPRQRARRLAALEAARTHPDPRTIVDSGRLAEPFWYLDSPLTTPAGPVEDFPRAPGADRPPLPGVLCPDGPCVVDGEPTRLRRLFGTRFVILTQGGPAGRLPTDVPHQVHALEAIDTSGELRAALNAGPETVHIVRPDGHLAAVLPAYDPDAAVAALRRACGRS; from the coding sequence GTGAGGGAGAGCGAACCGGTCGTCGTCGTCGGCGCGGGGCCCGTCGGCCTCGTCGCGGCGCTGCTGCTGGCGCGGCACGGCGTGCCGTCCGTGGTGCTGGAGGCCGCCGCCCGCCGCGACCCGTCCGGATCCCGGGCCATCTGCTTCCAGCGCGACGTGCTCGACGTGCTCGACCGCGTCGGGTGCGCCGAGGCGATGATCGCGCGCGGTGTGACGTGGACGACCGGCCGCACCTACCACCGCGGGGACGAGTTGTTCGCCGTCTCCTTCGCCGACGCCGGGCACGGCGCCGTGCCGCCCTGGATCAACATCTCCCAGGCGGAGGTCGAGGCGCGGCTGCGGGACCTGGCGGCGGCCGAACCGCTGGTGGAGGTCCGGTACGGGCATCGCGTCACAGGACTCCGCCAGGACGGCGACGGCGTCGAGGCACGCTGCGAAGGAGCCGGAGGGGCCGTGCGCGGCACCCATCTGGTCGGCGCGGACGGCGGGCACAGCGCCGTCCGGGAGCTGCTCGGCATCGGCTTCCCCGGCCGCACCTTCACCGACCGGTTCCTCATCTGCGACATCCGTGCGGACCTGCCGTTCCCGAGCGAGCGGCGGTTCTTCTTCGACCCCGAATGGAACCCCGGGCGCCAGGTCCTCGTGCATCAGTGCCCGGACCGGACGTGGCGCATCGACTGGCAGGTCCCCGCCGATCACGACCTCGACGCCGAGCGCGGGTCCGGCGCGCTGGACGCCCGCATCCGCCGGATCACCGGGGACGTCCCGTACGAGATCGTCTGGGCCACCGTGTACCGGTTCCACGAGCGGGTCGCGGCGGCGTTCGCGTCCGGCCGCGCTTTCCTCGCCGGGGACGCCGCCCACCTCTACGCGCCGTTCGGCGCCCGCGGCCTGAACTCCGGCGTGCAGGACGCGGAGAACCTCGCCTGGAAGCTCGCGTTCGTCCGGCACGGCTGGGCCCCGCCCGCGCTGCTGCGCAGCTACGACGCCGAGCGCCGGGCCGCCGCCGGGGAGAACCTGCGGGTGACCACCCGCACGATGGAGTTCCTCGTCCCGCGGACCCCGCGCCAGCGGGCCAGGCGGCTGGCGGCCCTGGAGGCCGCCCGGACGCACCCGGACCCCCGCACGATCGTCGACTCCGGCAGGCTCGCCGAGCCGTTCTGGTACCTGGACTCGCCGCTGACGACCCCGGCCGGGCCGGTGGAGGACTTCCCGCGCGCTCCCGGGGCCGACCGCCCGCCGCTGCCGGGCGTCCTGTGCCCGGACGGCCCGTGCGTCGTGGACGGCGAGCCGACCCGCCTGCGCCGCCTGTTCGGCACCCGGTTCGTGATCCTCACCCAGGGCGGGCCCGCCGGAAGGCTGCCGACCGACGTCCCGCACCAGGTCCACGCCCTGGAGGCGATCGACACCAGCGGGGAGCTGCGGGCGGCGCTGAACGCGGGCCCGGAAACGGTGCACATCGTCCGCCCGGACGGTCATCTGGCCGCCGTACTGCCGGCCTACGACCCCGACGCGGCCGTCGCCGCCCTGCGCCGCGCCTGCGGGCGCTCCTAG
- a CDS encoding inorganic diphosphatase, with translation MEIDMIVEIPRGSRNKYEMDQRLGRIRLDRMLFTSTQYPVDYGYIPDTWAEDGSPLDAMVMLEEPTFPGCVVRVRSVGVFWMHDEGGPDAKILTVPAGDVRYAGIRDLRDVHQHVLDEIAHFFDIYKSLEPGKGTDVRGWQDREVADRTIERAAERAREVAGNAAT, from the coding sequence ATGGAGATCGACATGATCGTCGAGATCCCCCGGGGATCGCGCAACAAGTACGAGATGGACCAGCGGCTCGGCCGCATCCGGCTCGACCGGATGCTGTTCACCTCGACGCAGTACCCGGTGGACTACGGCTACATCCCGGACACGTGGGCCGAGGACGGGAGCCCGCTGGACGCGATGGTGATGCTGGAGGAGCCCACCTTCCCCGGGTGCGTGGTCAGGGTGCGCAGCGTCGGGGTGTTCTGGATGCACGACGAGGGCGGCCCCGACGCCAAGATCCTCACCGTGCCGGCCGGAGACGTCCGCTACGCCGGGATCCGCGACCTGAGGGACGTCCACCAGCACGTCCTCGACGAGATCGCCCACTTCTTCGACATCTACAAGAGCCTGGAGCCCGGCAAGGGCACCGACGTGCGCGGCTGGCAGGACCGGGAGGTCGCCGACCGGACGATCGAGCGGGCCGCCGAGCGCGCCCGGGAGGTGGCCGGGAACGCCGCGACGTGA
- the polA gene encoding DNA polymerase I produces the protein MTDRPRLLLLDGHSLAYRAFYALPVENFTTTSGQPTNVVYGFANMLANVLRDERPTHAAVAFDVSRQTFRTEAFPEYKATRARSPGEFGAQLPILDRLLAAMSVPVLRAPGYEADDVIATLATAAEADGMDVLIVTGDRDVLQLVSDDVTVLYFYRTASEMIRYTPGAVRERYGLTPAQYPDFAALRGDPSDNLPSIPGIGEKTAARWVREYGSLDALLEHAGEVKGKAGEKLRAAAATVALNRRLTELVRDLDLPVAPADLRRRPYDLAAFTALLDELEFRNASLRQRLFAADPGGGRPPRDAGPEPVQGRELGPGELAGWLGSHATGLTGLAADHTWTRGAGGIERIALAAGDGNAASFEPSALTTADERAFTAWLADPGRPKALHDVKSLLRVFAERGWRLEGVATDTAMAAYLLLPGLAAYGIADLAGRHLGRRPTAEGAAGLMLGARAVLDLAGVFAADLASTGMDEVMRDVELPLSRLLARAERAGVHVDADLLHELERYFSDGMERAADEAAEIAGHRFNPASTKQLQEVLFGELDLPRTKKIKSGYSTDLDALTWLAARTGNGLPQVLLRHRDQARLRSTVTGLIREIGADGRIHTDFQQTVAATGRLTSADPNLQVIPIRTEEGRRIRRAFTPGGGYESLMTADYGQLELRVMAHLSQDPTLLAAFESGEDLHTTMAARVFGARPQDVTPDMRRKIKAMSYGLAYGLSAFGLARQLGVPVAEARPLMDAYFERLGGVRDYLDHVVAEARATGYTRTILGRRRYLPHLNSDDRRRRETAERMALNAPVQGSAADIVKIAMLRVDEALTAAGLASRLLLQVHDEIVLEVAPGEAGVVREIVRTGMTTAYPLAVGLEVAIGSGPDWNAAAH, from the coding sequence ATGACGGACCGGCCACGCCTGCTGCTCCTGGACGGCCACTCGCTGGCCTACCGGGCGTTCTACGCGCTGCCGGTCGAGAACTTCACCACCACCTCCGGGCAGCCGACCAACGTCGTGTACGGCTTCGCGAACATGCTCGCCAACGTGCTGCGGGACGAGCGCCCCACGCACGCGGCCGTCGCGTTCGACGTCTCCCGGCAGACGTTCCGCACCGAGGCGTTCCCCGAGTACAAGGCCACCCGGGCGAGGTCGCCGGGGGAGTTCGGTGCCCAGCTGCCAATCCTGGACCGGCTGCTCGCCGCGATGAGCGTGCCGGTGCTGCGGGCGCCCGGCTACGAGGCCGACGACGTCATCGCGACTTTGGCGACGGCGGCGGAGGCGGACGGCATGGACGTGCTGATCGTCACCGGCGACCGGGACGTGCTCCAGCTCGTCAGCGACGACGTCACGGTCCTGTACTTCTACCGGACGGCGTCGGAGATGATCCGCTACACGCCCGGCGCGGTGCGCGAGCGGTACGGGCTCACCCCGGCGCAGTACCCCGACTTCGCGGCGCTGCGCGGCGACCCGTCCGACAACCTGCCGAGCATCCCCGGCATCGGGGAGAAGACGGCCGCCAGGTGGGTCCGCGAGTACGGGTCGCTGGACGCCCTGCTGGAACACGCCGGCGAGGTCAAGGGCAAGGCGGGGGAGAAGCTGCGCGCCGCGGCCGCCACGGTCGCGCTGAACCGGCGGCTGACCGAGCTCGTCCGCGACCTGGACCTCCCGGTGGCGCCCGCCGACCTGCGGCGGCGCCCGTACGACCTGGCGGCCTTCACCGCCCTGCTGGACGAGCTGGAGTTCCGCAACGCCAGCCTCAGGCAGCGCCTGTTCGCGGCCGACCCGGGCGGCGGACGCCCCCCGCGCGACGCCGGGCCGGAACCCGTCCAGGGGCGGGAGCTCGGGCCCGGCGAGCTGGCCGGCTGGCTGGGGTCGCACGCGACCGGCCTGACCGGGCTGGCCGCCGACCACACCTGGACGCGCGGCGCGGGAGGCATCGAGCGGATCGCGCTGGCCGCCGGCGACGGGAACGCGGCGTCGTTCGAGCCGTCCGCCCTCACCACGGCGGACGAGCGGGCCTTCACCGCCTGGCTCGCCGACCCCGGCCGCCCCAAGGCGCTGCACGACGTGAAGTCGCTGCTGCGCGTGTTCGCCGAGCGCGGCTGGCGGCTCGAAGGGGTCGCCACCGACACCGCGATGGCCGCCTACCTCCTGCTGCCGGGCCTGGCCGCCTACGGGATCGCCGACCTCGCGGGCCGCCATCTCGGGCGCCGCCCGACCGCCGAGGGCGCGGCGGGGCTGATGCTGGGTGCCCGCGCCGTCCTCGACCTCGCCGGCGTGTTCGCCGCCGACCTGGCGTCCACGGGCATGGACGAGGTCATGCGGGACGTCGAGCTGCCGCTCTCACGCCTGCTCGCCCGCGCCGAACGCGCCGGCGTGCACGTCGACGCGGACCTGCTGCACGAGCTGGAGCGGTACTTCTCCGACGGGATGGAGCGCGCGGCCGACGAGGCCGCGGAGATCGCCGGGCACCGCTTCAACCCCGCCTCGACCAAGCAGCTCCAGGAGGTGCTGTTCGGCGAGCTCGACCTGCCCCGGACCAAGAAGATCAAGTCGGGGTACTCCACCGATCTGGACGCGCTGACCTGGCTCGCCGCCCGGACCGGCAACGGCCTGCCGCAGGTGCTGCTGCGCCACCGCGACCAGGCGCGGCTGCGCTCCACGGTCACCGGGCTCATCCGCGAGATCGGCGCCGACGGCCGCATCCACACCGACTTCCAGCAGACCGTCGCCGCGACCGGCCGGCTCACCTCCGCCGACCCGAACCTCCAGGTCATCCCCATCCGGACGGAGGAGGGGCGGCGCATCCGCCGCGCCTTCACGCCCGGCGGCGGCTACGAGTCGCTGATGACGGCCGACTACGGCCAGCTCGAACTGCGCGTCATGGCGCACCTGTCGCAGGACCCCACGCTCCTGGCGGCGTTCGAGTCCGGCGAGGACCTGCACACCACGATGGCCGCGCGGGTCTTCGGCGCCCGCCCGCAGGACGTCACCCCGGACATGCGCCGGAAGATCAAGGCGATGTCGTACGGGCTGGCCTACGGGCTGTCGGCGTTCGGCCTGGCCAGGCAGCTCGGCGTCCCGGTGGCCGAGGCGCGCCCGCTGATGGACGCCTACTTCGAGCGGCTCGGCGGCGTCCGCGACTACCTCGACCACGTCGTCGCCGAGGCCCGGGCCACCGGTTACACCCGGACGATCCTCGGCCGCCGCCGCTACCTGCCCCACCTGAACAGCGACGACCGGCGGCGCCGCGAGACGGCCGAGCGGATGGCGCTCAACGCCCCGGTCCAGGGCTCCGCCGCGGACATCGTCAAGATCGCGATGTTGCGGGTGGACGAGGCCCTCACCGCCGCCGGGCTGGCCAGCCGCCTGCTGCTCCAGGTGCACGACGAGATCGTCCTGGAGGTGGCGCCCGGCGAGGCCGGCGTGGTGCGGGAGATCGTCCGCACCGGGATGACGACGGCCTACCCGCTCGCGGTCGGCCTGGAGGTCGCCATCGGCTCCGGCCCCGACTGGAACGCCGCCGCCCACTGA
- a CDS encoding LLM class F420-dependent oxidoreductase, translating into MTKIELGRLGIWLPWPQLTPELARDVEELGYGTVWIGGSPADPDIAGRLLAATGRIVVATGIVNMWSTPAEEAAAAYHRLNDLHGGRFLLGAGIGHRERDQEYRSPYETIVDYLDRLDAGNVPVEGRVLAALGPKVLRLAAERAAGAHPYLTTPEHTRSAREILGTGPLLAPEQKVVLEPDPVRARAIARETLGRYLALRNYVASFERLGFTADDFAGGGSDALVDALVAHGDAAAVSARPAAHLEAGADNVAVQVLTESGGDPRPALRSIAEALL; encoded by the coding sequence ATGACCAAGATCGAACTTGGACGGCTCGGGATCTGGCTCCCCTGGCCCCAGCTGACCCCGGAACTGGCTCGGGACGTCGAGGAACTCGGCTACGGCACGGTCTGGATCGGAGGCTCGCCGGCCGATCCGGACATCGCCGGGCGGCTCCTGGCCGCGACCGGCCGCATCGTGGTCGCCACCGGCATCGTGAACATGTGGAGCACGCCCGCCGAGGAGGCGGCCGCGGCCTACCACCGGCTGAACGACCTGCACGGCGGCCGGTTCCTGCTCGGCGCCGGCATCGGGCACCGGGAGCGGGACCAGGAGTACCGCAGCCCGTACGAGACGATCGTGGACTACCTCGACCGGCTGGACGCCGGGAACGTCCCCGTGGAGGGCCGGGTCCTCGCCGCGCTGGGGCCGAAGGTGCTGCGGCTGGCGGCCGAGCGCGCCGCGGGCGCCCACCCGTACCTGACCACGCCCGAGCACACCCGGTCGGCCCGGGAGATCCTGGGGACGGGCCCGCTGCTGGCGCCGGAGCAGAAGGTCGTGCTCGAACCCGATCCGGTGCGCGCCCGCGCGATCGCCAGGGAGACCCTCGGTCGCTACCTCGCCCTGCGCAACTACGTCGCCAGTTTCGAGCGGCTGGGGTTCACCGCCGACGACTTCGCCGGCGGCGGCAGCGACGCGCTCGTGGACGCGCTCGTCGCGCACGGCGACGCGGCGGCGGTCTCCGCGCGGCCGGCCGCCCATCTGGAGGCCGGCGCCGACAACGTCGCCGTCCAGGTGCTGACCGAGTCCGGCGGCGACCCCCGTCCCGCCCTGCGGTCGATCGCCGAGGCGCTGCTCTGA
- a CDS encoding M20/M25/M40 family metallo-hydrolase — protein sequence MRRAALAVLVGLSLAATTVAAAPAQAAGPAQSRLAQLVKLSDVRHHQLNLQKISDANGGNRAAGLPGNKITIRYIADQLKRAGYAPVVQNFEFDFWQEVSEPVLAETAPEPKTFTPHGDFETLQYSGSGDVTAPATPVDPGATGSGSGCEAGDFAGFPKGHIALIQRGGCFFSLKTDNAVAAGAAAVVIYQLPDQPGPVGGTLTTPYGLPVVGPTNAVGRALVQQAQNGGVTLRVKTDTLNQKRQAANVIADTRRGRADNVVVVGAHNDSVTAGPGINDDGSGTATLLEMAKQINKLGSKVRNKVRFAFWGAEEEGLLGSQYYVDDLPQAERDKVALMLDFDMLASPNYVNFVYDGDNSAGGNNVEAPAGSGAIEKAFVDYFGKRRLPTDPTPFNGRSDYNAFITVGIPAGGLFTGAEGIKTPEQAKLYGGTAGLAYDPCYHQACDRYDNVNLKGFDQMIDGTAAVTELFAHSTLTVNGNELARGRARSGQRVTPDVVGNRATR from the coding sequence ATGCGCAGAGCCGCGCTAGCCGTCCTCGTCGGGCTGTCGCTCGCCGCCACCACCGTGGCCGCGGCGCCCGCCCAAGCCGCCGGCCCGGCCCAGTCCAGGCTGGCCCAGCTCGTCAAGCTGAGCGACGTGCGGCACCACCAGCTGAACCTGCAGAAGATCTCGGACGCCAACGGCGGCAACCGGGCCGCTGGACTGCCCGGCAACAAGATCACCATCAGGTACATCGCGGACCAGCTCAAGCGGGCCGGATACGCGCCGGTGGTCCAGAACTTCGAGTTCGACTTCTGGCAGGAGGTGTCGGAGCCGGTCCTCGCCGAGACCGCGCCCGAGCCGAAGACGTTCACGCCGCACGGCGACTTCGAGACGCTCCAGTACTCCGGGTCGGGTGACGTCACCGCCCCCGCGACCCCCGTCGACCCGGGGGCCACCGGCTCCGGCAGCGGGTGCGAGGCGGGCGACTTCGCCGGGTTCCCGAAGGGCCACATCGCGCTGATCCAGCGCGGCGGCTGCTTCTTCTCCCTGAAGACCGACAACGCCGTCGCCGCCGGCGCGGCCGCCGTCGTCATCTACCAGCTGCCCGACCAGCCGGGCCCGGTCGGGGGGACGCTGACCACGCCCTACGGACTCCCGGTGGTCGGACCGACGAACGCGGTCGGCAGGGCCCTCGTCCAGCAGGCGCAGAACGGCGGCGTCACGCTCCGGGTCAAGACCGACACCCTGAACCAGAAGCGCCAGGCCGCGAACGTCATCGCCGACACCAGGCGCGGCAGGGCCGACAACGTCGTGGTGGTGGGCGCGCACAACGACAGCGTCACCGCCGGGCCCGGCATCAACGACGACGGCTCGGGCACCGCGACGCTGCTGGAGATGGCCAAGCAGATCAACAAGCTCGGCTCCAAGGTCCGCAACAAGGTGCGGTTCGCCTTCTGGGGCGCCGAGGAAGAGGGACTCCTCGGCTCGCAGTACTACGTCGACGACCTGCCGCAGGCCGAGCGCGACAAGGTCGCGCTGATGCTCGACTTCGACATGCTCGCCTCGCCCAACTACGTGAACTTCGTCTACGACGGCGACAACAGCGCGGGCGGGAACAACGTCGAGGCCCCCGCCGGGTCCGGCGCGATCGAGAAGGCGTTCGTCGACTACTTCGGCAAACGGAGGCTGCCCACCGACCCGACCCCGTTCAACGGGCGCTCGGACTACAACGCCTTCATCACCGTCGGCATCCCCGCCGGCGGCCTGTTCACCGGCGCCGAGGGCATCAAGACCCCCGAGCAGGCGAAGCTGTACGGCGGCACCGCGGGCCTCGCCTACGACCCGTGCTACCACCAGGCCTGCGACCGCTACGACAACGTGAACCTGAAGGGCTTCGACCAGATGATCGACGGCACCGCCGCGGTCACGGAGCTGTTCGCGCACAGCACCCTGACGGTCAACGGGAACGAGCTCGCCCGCGGGCGGGCGCGGTCCGGCCAGCGCGTGACGCCGGACGTCGTCGGCAACCGCGCGACCCGGTAG
- a CDS encoding sensor histidine kinase gives MTKAEQLHGSHERRRTQPVGRRIAMLLAIPLAALVSLWVFSAGTTLSAALERSEFTRMYKDVGLPAGSVIGALQRERAAAVAVLTARTAADGRAYEDLAGKTDTAVAAFRSAAFKPRLKDAMGPELWERMEALDDSLDQLEPLRTQITQHAASTVQAIDAYSGFSDSTFRLLTTFISVNDTAVYRQSAGITHFSWASDFMLREDALMSAVGARRLTAAERMAFAGWAGNREQFFSLARVEVTGELSRVVEDLATSTAYGSFTLIETQIRWQGLNPGVRQWRTATQELSPLWFTSSARLGDVLNDDVVEPAGHRIMLRFFLVCVVGLLIVAASVTLSVLFARRLARELRDLQAFAQRLAHERLPAVVARLRRGEKVDVDAEAPRPERGRTREIARVADAFDAVQRTAVGTAVGEAELRASINRVFINLSWRSQSLLHRQLRLLDQMERRASSPEELDDLFRLDHLTTRMRRHAEGLVILSGSPTVRAWDHPVAAEDVVRAAIAEVEDYTRVEVTGASSAAVSGDVVADVIHLLAELIENAASFSPPTTEVTVKVETVANGLAVEVVDRGVGLEPDELEELNRRLGSAVEFDLVDTERLGLFVVARLAARHGIQVSLLPSPYGGTTAIVLVPHALVVLDDDWRTARGHAPGTPQPVGSAAHAGGGGVQARLGRPARPALPGRIVRERPSEELAGLPAGPGAVPPPAPPSDPPLDPPPDPREDSEVTGRLPRRVRQRSLAPQLRGRSAPRPGRPAAAADEDDFEEPSPELSRDLMASLQSGWLRGRVDDEPGELDPRDEWGES, from the coding sequence GTGACGAAGGCCGAGCAGCTTCATGGCTCCCATGAGCGGCGGCGCACGCAGCCGGTCGGCCGGCGGATCGCGATGCTCCTCGCCATCCCGCTCGCCGCTCTGGTGTCGCTGTGGGTGTTCTCGGCGGGGACGACGCTGTCGGCCGCACTGGAGCGGTCGGAGTTCACACGGATGTACAAGGACGTCGGGCTGCCGGCCGGAAGCGTCATCGGCGCGCTCCAGCGCGAGCGCGCCGCCGCCGTGGCCGTCCTGACGGCCCGGACCGCCGCCGACGGGCGGGCCTACGAGGACCTCGCGGGCAAGACCGACACCGCCGTGGCGGCCTTCCGCTCGGCGGCCTTCAAGCCCCGCCTCAAGGACGCGATGGGCCCGGAGCTCTGGGAGCGCATGGAGGCGCTGGACGACAGCCTCGACCAGCTCGAACCGCTGCGGACCCAGATCACCCAGCACGCGGCCAGCACGGTGCAGGCCATCGACGCCTACAGCGGCTTCTCCGACTCGACGTTCCGGCTGCTGACGACCTTCATCAGCGTCAACGACACGGCGGTGTACCGGCAGAGCGCCGGGATCACCCACTTCTCGTGGGCGAGCGACTTCATGCTGCGCGAGGACGCCCTGATGTCCGCGGTCGGGGCGCGCCGGCTGACCGCGGCCGAGCGCATGGCCTTCGCGGGCTGGGCCGGCAACCGCGAGCAGTTCTTCTCGCTCGCCCGCGTCGAGGTGACCGGCGAGCTGTCCCGGGTCGTCGAGGACCTGGCCACCTCGACCGCCTACGGCAGCTTCACCTTGATCGAGACCCAGATCCGCTGGCAGGGCCTCAACCCCGGCGTCCGGCAGTGGCGGACGGCCACGCAGGAGCTGAGCCCGCTGTGGTTCACCTCCTCCGCCCGCCTCGGCGACGTCCTGAACGACGACGTCGTCGAGCCCGCCGGGCACCGGATCATGCTCCGGTTCTTCCTGGTCTGCGTCGTGGGCCTGCTGATCGTGGCCGCCTCGGTCACGCTCTCGGTGCTGTTCGCCCGGAGGCTCGCGCGGGAGCTGCGGGACCTGCAGGCGTTCGCGCAGCGGCTCGCGCACGAGCGGCTGCCCGCGGTCGTGGCCCGGCTGCGGCGCGGCGAGAAGGTCGACGTCGACGCCGAGGCGCCGCGCCCGGAGCGGGGGCGGACGAGGGAGATCGCCCGGGTGGCCGACGCGTTCGACGCCGTCCAGCGCACGGCCGTCGGCACCGCGGTCGGCGAGGCCGAGCTGCGCGCCAGCATCAACCGGGTCTTCATCAACCTGTCGTGGCGCAGCCAGTCGCTGCTGCACCGGCAGCTGCGGCTGCTGGACCAGATGGAGCGGCGCGCGTCCAGCCCCGAGGAGCTCGACGACCTGTTCCGCCTCGACCACCTGACCACCCGCATGCGGCGGCACGCCGAGGGCCTGGTCATCCTGTCCGGGTCGCCGACCGTCCGCGCCTGGGACCACCCGGTCGCCGCCGAGGACGTGGTGCGCGCCGCGATCGCCGAGGTGGAGGACTACACGCGGGTGGAGGTGACCGGCGCGTCCTCGGCCGCGGTCAGCGGCGACGTCGTCGCCGACGTCATCCACCTGCTGGCGGAGCTGATCGAGAACGCGGCGTCGTTCTCCCCGCCGACCACGGAGGTCACCGTCAAGGTCGAGACGGTCGCCAACGGGCTGGCCGTCGAGGTCGTCGACCGGGGCGTCGGCCTGGAGCCCGACGAGCTGGAGGAACTGAACCGGCGGCTCGGCAGCGCCGTCGAGTTCGACCTGGTCGACACCGAGCGGCTCGGCCTGTTCGTCGTCGCGCGCCTCGCCGCCCGGCACGGCATCCAGGTCTCGCTCCTGCCGTCCCCGTACGGCGGCACGACCGCGATCGTCCTCGTGCCGCACGCACTGGTCGTCCTCGACGACGACTGGCGCACGGCGCGCGGCCACGCGCCCGGAACGCCGCAGCCGGTCGGCTCGGCCGCGCACGCGGGCGGGGGCGGAGTGCAGGCACGGCTCGGCCGCCCGGCGCGTCCGGCGCTGCCCGGCCGGATCGTCCGGGAGCGGCCGTCCGAGGAGCTCGCCGGCCTGCCCGCCGGGCCGGGCGCGGTGCCGCCGCCGGCGCCGCCCTCCGACCCGCCGCTCGACCCGCCGCCGGACCCGCGGGAGGACAGCGAGGTCACGGGACGGCTTCCGCGCCGGGTGCGGCAGCGTTCCCTGGCCCCGCAGCTGCGCGGGCGTTCCGCGCCGCGGCCCGGCAGGCCCGCCGCCGCGGCGGACGAGGACGATTTCGAAGAACCGAGCCCGGAGCTCAGCCGCGACCTGATGGCGTCGTTGCAGTCGGGATGGCTGCGCGGCAGGGTCGACGACGAACCGGGCGAGCTGGATCCACGCGATGAATGGGGGGAGTCATGA
- a CDS encoding roadblock/LC7 domain-containing protein, with translation MMRQGNATGELDWLLDDLVQRVGEVRQAVLLSRDGLVMGASGDVTRKDAEFLAALSSGFHSLANGAREHFQAKQVRQTVVELDGMLFFVMPAGNGSCLAVLSDAGGNAGLVAYETTMLIKRVRRTLAAQPRGAESQDPPVRSGASG, from the coding sequence ATGATGCGGCAGGGCAACGCCACCGGCGAGCTCGACTGGCTGCTCGACGATCTGGTGCAGCGGGTCGGGGAGGTCCGCCAAGCCGTCCTGCTGTCCAGGGACGGCCTGGTCATGGGCGCCTCGGGGGACGTCACCCGCAAGGACGCCGAGTTCCTCGCGGCGCTGTCGTCGGGCTTCCACAGCCTGGCCAACGGCGCCCGCGAGCACTTCCAGGCCAAGCAGGTGCGGCAGACCGTCGTCGAGCTGGACGGCATGCTGTTCTTCGTCATGCCCGCGGGCAACGGGAGCTGCCTGGCCGTACTGAGCGACGCCGGCGGCAACGCGGGGCTGGTCGCCTACGAGACGACCATGCTGATCAAGCGGGTGCGGCGGACGCTGGCCGCCCAGCCGCGCGGCGCCGAGTCGCAGGATCCGCCGGTGCGCTCGGGCGCGTCAGGCTAG
- a CDS encoding DUF742 domain-containing protein, with the protein MESPRERWVGSDAGPVVRPYAVTRGRTRPRGLVLDLVTVLVATGRTPADRVWLSREQRRLLELCGRPSTPADLASETDLPLRVVQILLEDLHQYGLIEEMPQAAQTERPDPRILMRVLDELRRL; encoded by the coding sequence GTGGAGAGCCCGAGAGAGCGCTGGGTCGGGTCGGACGCCGGCCCCGTCGTCCGGCCCTACGCGGTCACCCGCGGGCGCACCCGCCCCCGCGGGCTCGTCCTGGACCTGGTGACCGTCCTCGTCGCGACCGGGCGGACCCCGGCCGACCGGGTCTGGCTGTCGCGCGAGCAGCGGCGGCTGCTGGAGCTGTGCGGGCGGCCCTCCACGCCCGCCGACCTCGCCTCGGAGACCGACCTGCCGCTGCGGGTCGTGCAGATCCTGCTGGAGGACCTGCACCAGTACGGCCTGATCGAGGAGATGCCGCAGGCCGCGCAGACCGAACGCCCCGACCCCCGCATCCTCATGAGAGTGCTCGATGAACTCCGCCGCCTCTGA
- a CDS encoding GTP-binding protein produces MNSAASDPAATAHGRDDDVPLHTLKVLVAGGFGVGKTTLVSAVSEVRPLRTEEVLTDASVGVDDLGGVEGKTTTTVAMDFGRLTFSGGVRLYLFGTPGQERFWFMWDQIAYGAVGAIVLVDTRRLSTSFAAIDFFEQREIPFVIAANRFEGARRYGVEEIRDALDVDPEVPVMMCDVRSREVARGVLVALVEHALQTARS; encoded by the coding sequence ATGAACTCCGCCGCCTCTGACCCGGCCGCCACCGCGCACGGGCGCGACGACGACGTCCCGCTCCACACCCTGAAGGTCCTGGTGGCCGGCGGCTTCGGCGTCGGCAAGACGACGCTGGTGAGCGCGGTGAGCGAGGTCCGCCCGCTGCGCACCGAGGAGGTCCTCACCGACGCGTCCGTCGGCGTCGACGACCTCGGCGGAGTGGAAGGCAAGACCACCACCACCGTGGCGATGGACTTCGGGCGCCTGACGTTCTCCGGCGGCGTCCGGCTGTACCTGTTCGGCACGCCGGGCCAGGAGCGGTTCTGGTTCATGTGGGACCAGATCGCCTACGGCGCCGTCGGCGCCATCGTGCTGGTCGACACCCGCCGGCTCAGCACGAGCTTCGCGGCCATCGACTTCTTCGAGCAGCGGGAGATCCCGTTCGTCATCGCGGCGAACCGGTTCGAGGGCGCCCGCCGCTACGGCGTGGAGGAGATCCGCGACGCCCTCGACGTCGATCCGGAGGTGCCGGTCATGATGTGCGACGTGCGGAGCCGGGAGGTGGCGCGGGGCGTGCTGGTGGCGCTCGTCGAGCACGCCCTGCAGACGGCCCGGAGCTAG